The DNA window TCAGTGGCTGAGGGATAATTGCGTGCAAGACTTTATATCACCTGAATACAAGAAAATTGACTGGTCGAAATACAGGAAGTAGAAATGTAAAATGCCTCGCTGATAAGTAAATCATCGGGGCGTTTTTTCAATTCACAGCAAATTCAGAAGGGTGGTATGGATTGATGAAAAACAAATACAGCTTGAATGAATGGGCTGGAGCGCTGGGAGATCTGGGCACCTTTATACCATTCGTATTGGGATACATAACAATAGCTAATATAGAGCCCACGGGCATGTTGTTTTCTTTTGGCGTGATGATGATTTGCAGCGGCCTATTTTACAAAACACCTATGCCTATACAGCCTATGAAAGCTATTGGCGGTGCTGCAATTGCAGGGGGCGCAGCTATAACGCCTCAAATTATCTGGGGAGCGGGATTGTTTACAGGTGTTTTCTGGCTATTTGTAGGATTGAGCGGTGCTACAAGGCATATTTGTAAGATAGTTTCAAAACCAGTCATAAGAGGAATAGTGCTCGGTCTGGGAATGGCTTTCATGCTCGAAGGGATAGGCAGGATGAAAAGTGAGTTTCTGTTAGGACTGGTCGGACTGGCTATAGCTTTTTATTTGCTGGAAAGCAGAAAATTTCCGGCGATGTTTGCGCTCCTAATATTGGGATTTGCTTTTTCATTAGTCAAAAACCCAGAGCTGCTTCAGAGTGACTGGCTCAAGGCTGAAATGCGCATTCCTGCGTTCGCCTTAAAGGATATGGCATGGGGTGATTTTGTGGAGGGGGCCATTTTGCTGGGAATACCTCAAATTCCACTGACTTTGGGGAATGCCATTTTTGCACTGACCGCAGAAAATAACCGGCTTTTCCCTGAAA is part of the Peptoclostridium acidaminophilum DSM 3953 genome and encodes:
- a CDS encoding putative sulfate/molybdate transporter, whose translation is MKNKYSLNEWAGALGDLGTFIPFVLGYITIANIEPTGMLFSFGVMMICSGLFYKTPMPIQPMKAIGGAAIAGGAAITPQIIWGAGLFTGVFWLFVGLSGATRHICKIVSKPVIRGIVLGLGMAFMLEGIGRMKSEFLLGLVGLAIAFYLLESRKFPAMFALLILGFAFSLVKNPELLQSDWLKAEMRIPAFALKDMAWGDFVEGAILLGIPQIPLTLGNAIFALTAENNRLFPERPVTEKKISISHGVINLFSPIFGGIPVCHGAGGLLGHTRFGAKTGGALVILGSVTILLAVFFGEAVVGILRMLPPSILGVILFVAGIELAYSARDSGAEKSDFYVVLVTAAFGITNMGAGFLAGVILDQMIKRKIIRL